A genomic window from Pseudogulbenkiania sp. MAI-1 includes:
- a CDS encoding DedA family protein, with product MSAMEALQFLLDFVLHIDRHLAALVAAYGPWIYLILFLIVFCETGLVVTPVLPGDSLLFVAGTLAATGGMNAHALVATLIAAAILGDTVNYSVGRHLGLSLFERFPRVLKQSYLDKTHAFYERHGGKTIILARFVPIVRTFAPFVAGVGTMGYRHFLAYNVIGGVLWVASFTYAGYLFGNLPAVKSNLEYLIFGIIFVSLLPGIIEIWRHKRPARKTA from the coding sequence ATGAGCGCCATGGAAGCCCTTCAATTTCTGCTCGATTTCGTGCTGCATATCGACCGCCACCTAGCGGCTCTGGTGGCAGCCTACGGCCCGTGGATCTACCTGATCCTGTTCCTGATCGTGTTCTGCGAGACCGGTCTGGTGGTAACGCCGGTGCTGCCCGGCGACTCGCTGCTGTTCGTCGCCGGCACGCTGGCCGCCACCGGCGGTATGAACGCGCATGCGCTGGTCGCCACGCTGATCGCCGCCGCCATCCTCGGCGACACCGTCAACTATAGCGTCGGCCGCCATCTCGGCCTGTCGCTGTTCGAGCGCTTTCCGCGCGTGCTGAAACAGAGCTACCTCGACAAGACCCACGCCTTCTACGAGCGCCACGGCGGCAAGACCATCATCCTGGCCCGCTTCGTGCCGATCGTGCGCACCTTCGCGCCGTTCGTGGCCGGCGTCGGCACCATGGGCTACCGCCACTTCCTGGCCTACAACGTGATCGGCGGCGTGCTGTGGGTGGCGAGCTTCACCTACGCCGGCTACCTGTTCGGCAACCTGCCGGCGGTGAAGAGCAACCTGGAATACCTGATCTTCGGCATCATCTTCGTCTCGCTGCTGCCGGGCATCATCGAAATCTGGCGCCACAAACGCCCGGCACGCAAGACCGCATGA
- the secF gene encoding protein translocase subunit SecF, whose amino-acid sequence MELFRIKRDIPFMSYGRLTTTISLVTFVLAVFFLFAKGLNFSVEFTGGTVMEVQYRQAADLGNIRERVDALKLGEATVQSLGTSRDVLIRLPSKQGVSSAQLSERVMGALKTADPAVELRKVEFVGPSVGEELVTHGLTAVIIVCLGIMLYLALRFEWRFAVAAIIANMHDVVIILGCFAFFQWEFSLTVLAGVLAVLGYSVNESVVVFDRIRENFRKAAMRNKSVPEIIDNAITATMSRTLITHGCTEAMVLSMLVFGGPALHGFAIALTIGIVFGIYSSVLVASPIALWLGVAREHMIKPQRPKDEAVV is encoded by the coding sequence ATGGAGCTTTTCCGCATAAAACGGGACATCCCGTTCATGAGCTACGGCCGGCTCACCACGACCATTTCGCTGGTGACCTTCGTGCTGGCCGTGTTCTTCCTGTTCGCCAAGGGGCTGAACTTCAGCGTGGAATTTACCGGCGGTACGGTAATGGAAGTGCAATACCGCCAGGCAGCCGACCTGGGCAACATCCGTGAGCGGGTGGACGCCCTCAAGTTGGGCGAGGCCACGGTGCAGAGCCTGGGTACCTCGCGCGACGTGCTGATCCGCCTGCCGAGCAAGCAGGGCGTGAGTTCGGCCCAGTTGTCCGAGCGCGTCATGGGCGCGCTGAAGACGGCCGACCCGGCGGTGGAACTGCGCAAGGTCGAATTCGTCGGCCCGAGCGTGGGCGAGGAACTGGTCACCCACGGCCTGACTGCCGTAATCATCGTATGCCTGGGCATCATGCTGTACCTGGCGCTGCGCTTCGAGTGGCGCTTCGCCGTGGCGGCCATCATCGCCAACATGCACGACGTGGTGATCATCCTCGGCTGCTTCGCCTTCTTCCAGTGGGAGTTCAGCCTCACCGTGCTGGCCGGCGTGTTGGCGGTGCTGGGCTATTCGGTGAACGAGTCGGTGGTGGTGTTCGACCGGATCCGCGAGAACTTCCGCAAGGCGGCGATGCGCAACAAGAGCGTGCCCGAGATCATCGACAACGCCATCACCGCGACCATGAGCCGCACCCTGATCACGCACGGTTGTACCGAGGCGATGGTGCTGTCGATGCTGGTCTTCGGCGGCCCGGCGCTGCACGGCTTCGCCATCGCCCTGACCATCGGCATCGTATTCGGCATCTATTCGTCGGTACTGGTGGCAAGCCCGATCGCGTTGTGGCTGGGCGTGGCGCGCGAGCACATGATCAAGCCGCAGAGACCCAAGGACGAGGCAGTCGTCTGA
- the secD gene encoding protein translocase subunit SecD: MNRYPLWKYFIIVVALIVSTIYTLPNFFGETPAVQISSSRQSISVDTALMGRVEAALKAQNITPDGLFLDGNSLKVRFHDPDTQIKARDTIQQALGDNYIIALNLLAASPDWLAKLKAYPMFLGLDLRGGVHFLLEVDMKAATDKTMERYAGDIRRELKDKKVRYGTIKRNGNTLEVQLRDAATLKAAEDAVARALPSLSFTSDENSYKLSLTLKPEEITRIQSDAVKQNITTLHNRVNELGVAEPVIQQSGANRIVVQLPGVQDTAKAKDILGRTATLEVRMVSDDQSMMAEALAGSVPSGYELLDELTPRGPQKILVSKEVELTGDNINDAQPGFDENGTPAVHINLDSTGASIFRQVTAENIGKRMAMVLVEKGRAEVVTAPVIRTEIGGGRVQISGSMNVAEANDTALLLRAGSLAAPMNIIEERTVGPSLGKENIEKGFHSTLWGFAAIAVFMLIYYHVFGLISALALGVNLFMLVALLSMLQATLTLPGIAAIALTLGMAIDANVLINERIREELRNGVPPHSAIQAGYQHAWATILDSNITTLIAGLALLIFGSGPVRGFAVVHCLGILTSMFSAVLVSRGLVNLWYGRKRRLTSVSIGQIWKPET, translated from the coding sequence ATGAACCGCTATCCACTCTGGAAATACTTCATCATCGTGGTAGCGCTGATCGTTTCGACGATCTACACGCTGCCCAACTTCTTCGGCGAGACGCCCGCGGTCCAGATTTCCAGCTCGCGCCAGTCCATCTCGGTCGACACCGCGCTGATGGGCCGCGTGGAAGCCGCGCTGAAAGCCCAGAACATCACGCCGGACGGCCTGTTCCTGGACGGCAACAGCCTCAAGGTGCGCTTCCACGATCCGGACACCCAGATCAAGGCTCGCGACACCATCCAGCAAGCCCTGGGCGACAACTACATCATCGCGCTCAACCTGCTGGCCGCCTCGCCCGACTGGCTGGCCAAACTCAAGGCCTACCCGATGTTCCTGGGCCTCGACCTGCGCGGGGGCGTGCACTTCCTCTTGGAAGTGGACATGAAGGCCGCTACCGACAAGACCATGGAGCGCTACGCCGGAGATATCCGCCGCGAGCTCAAGGACAAGAAGGTCCGCTACGGCACCATCAAGCGCAACGGCAACACGCTGGAGGTGCAACTGCGTGACGCGGCCACGCTGAAAGCCGCCGAAGACGCCGTGGCGCGCGCCCTGCCCTCGCTGAGCTTCACCAGTGACGAGAACAGCTACAAGCTGAGCCTGACGCTGAAGCCCGAAGAAATCACCCGCATCCAGAGCGACGCGGTAAAGCAGAACATCACCACGCTGCATAACCGCGTGAACGAACTGGGTGTGGCCGAACCGGTGATCCAGCAGTCCGGCGCCAACCGCATCGTGGTGCAACTGCCGGGTGTGCAGGACACCGCCAAGGCCAAGGACATCCTCGGCCGTACCGCCACACTGGAAGTGCGCATGGTGTCCGACGACCAGAGCATGATGGCCGAGGCCCTGGCCGGCAGCGTGCCGAGCGGCTACGAGCTCCTGGACGAGCTAACCCCGCGCGGGCCGCAGAAGATCCTGGTGAGCAAGGAAGTGGAGCTGACCGGCGACAACATCAACGACGCCCAGCCGGGCTTCGACGAGAACGGCACGCCGGCGGTGCACATCAACCTCGACTCGACCGGAGCCTCGATCTTCCGCCAGGTGACGGCGGAGAACATCGGCAAGCGCATGGCGATGGTGCTGGTGGAGAAAGGTCGCGCCGAGGTGGTGACCGCACCGGTGATCCGCACCGAGATCGGCGGCGGCCGGGTGCAGATTTCCGGCAGCATGAACGTGGCCGAAGCCAACGATACCGCGCTGCTGCTGCGCGCCGGCTCGCTGGCCGCACCGATGAACATCATCGAGGAACGCACCGTCGGCCCGAGCCTCGGCAAGGAGAACATCGAGAAGGGCTTCCACTCGACGCTGTGGGGCTTTGCCGCAATCGCCGTATTCATGCTGATCTACTACCACGTATTCGGGCTGATCTCGGCACTGGCTCTGGGCGTTAACCTGTTCATGCTGGTGGCGCTGTTGTCGATGCTGCAGGCGACGCTGACCCTGCCCGGCATTGCCGCCATCGCGCTGACGCTGGGTATGGCGATCGACGCCAACGTGCTGATCAACGAGCGCATCCGCGAGGAGCTCCGCAACGGCGTGCCGCCGCATTCGGCGATCCAGGCCGGTTACCAGCACGCCTGGGCAACCATTCTGGACTCCAACATCACCACGCTGATCGCTGGCCTGGCGCTGTTGATCTTCGGTTCCGGCCCGGTGCGCGGCTTTGCCGTGGTGCACTGCCTGGGCATCCTGACCTCGATGTTCTCGGCGGTACTGGTGTCGCGCGGCCTCGTGAACCTGTGGTACGGCCGCAAACGGCGCCTGACCTCGGTCTCGATCGGTCAGATCTGGAAACCTGAAACGTAA
- the yajC gene encoding preprotein translocase subunit YajC, giving the protein MFITPAFAAGTAPGGFDLMGFLPMIVIFALFWFLLVRPQQKRAKEQQKMLSEITKGDEVVTQGGILGRVTKAGEQYLTLEVANGVEVQIQRGAVAAKLEKGTLKSL; this is encoded by the coding sequence ATGTTCATCACCCCCGCATTCGCCGCCGGCACCGCTCCGGGTGGTTTCGACCTGATGGGCTTCCTGCCCATGATCGTGATTTTCGCGCTGTTCTGGTTCCTGCTGGTTCGCCCGCAACAGAAACGCGCCAAGGAACAGCAGAAGATGCTGTCTGAAATCACCAAGGGCGACGAGGTGGTGACCCAAGGCGGCATCCTGGGCCGCGTGACCAAGGCCGGCGAGCAATACCTGACCCTGGAAGTGGCCAACGGCGTGGAAGTCCAGATCCAGCGCGGCGCGGTTGCAGCCAAACTGGAAAAGGGCACCCTCAAGTCCCTGTAA
- the tgt gene encoding tRNA guanosine(34) transglycosylase Tgt encodes MLKFTVHKTSGGARRGTLELNHGTVETPVFQPVGTYGSVKAMSPVELNDIGAQIILGNTFHLWLRPGLEIIEQFGGLHDFIGWNKPILTDSGGFQVFSLGALNKITEEGVTFQSPVNGDKLFLSPEKSMEIQKVLNSDIVMIFDECTPGQVDHNTAAKSMRMSLRWAERSRRAFDDLKNPNALFGIVQGNLYTDLRRESLEGLMEIGFDGYAIGGLSVGEPKPEMYRMLTEMKDMLPADKPHYLMGVGTPEDLVHGVANGVDMFDCVMPTRNARNGWLFTQWGDIKIKNARYKDDKRPLDEACGCYACRNFSRAYLHHLHRVGEILGARLNTIHNLYYYQQLMAEMRQAIEEDRFPAFQVDFAQRRSRGAD; translated from the coding sequence ATGCTGAAGTTTACCGTACATAAAACCTCCGGCGGCGCCCGCCGGGGAACGCTGGAACTGAACCACGGCACGGTCGAGACCCCGGTTTTCCAGCCGGTGGGCACCTATGGCTCGGTCAAGGCGATGAGCCCGGTCGAACTGAACGACATCGGCGCACAGATCATCCTGGGCAACACCTTCCATCTGTGGCTGCGCCCCGGTCTGGAGATCATCGAACAGTTCGGTGGGCTGCACGACTTCATCGGTTGGAATAAGCCGATCCTCACCGACTCCGGCGGCTTCCAGGTCTTCAGCCTGGGCGCGCTGAACAAGATCACCGAGGAGGGCGTGACCTTCCAGAGCCCGGTCAACGGCGACAAGTTGTTCCTGTCGCCGGAAAAGTCGATGGAAATCCAGAAGGTGCTGAACTCGGACATCGTGATGATCTTCGACGAATGCACGCCCGGCCAGGTCGACCACAATACCGCCGCCAAGTCGATGCGCATGAGCCTGCGCTGGGCGGAGCGTTCGCGCCGCGCCTTCGACGACCTGAAGAATCCCAATGCACTGTTCGGCATCGTGCAAGGCAACCTTTATACCGATTTGCGCCGGGAGTCGCTCGAGGGACTGATGGAGATCGGGTTCGACGGCTACGCCATCGGCGGGCTGTCGGTAGGCGAACCCAAGCCCGAGATGTACCGCATGCTGACCGAGATGAAGGACATGCTGCCCGCCGACAAGCCGCACTACCTGATGGGGGTGGGCACGCCGGAGGATCTGGTGCACGGCGTGGCCAACGGCGTGGACATGTTCGATTGCGTGATGCCGACGCGCAATGCGCGCAACGGCTGGCTGTTCACCCAGTGGGGCGACATCAAGATCAAGAACGCGCGCTACAAGGATGACAAGAGGCCATTGGACGAGGCCTGCGGCTGTTACGCCTGCCGCAACTTCAGCCGCGCCTACCTGCATCACCTGCACCGGGTCGGCGAAATCCTCGGCGCGCGGCTCAATACCATCCATAACCTGTATTACTACCAGCAGTTGATGGCAGAAATGCGCCAGGCCATCGAAGAAGACCGCTTCCCGGCGTTCCAGGTCGATTTCGCCCAGCGCCGGTCGCGCGGGGCCGACTGA
- the thrS gene encoding threonine--tRNA ligase, giving the protein MPDIRLPDGSVRSFDKPVSVYEVAASIGTGLARASLAGRVDGQLVDTSYVIDRDADLAIVTDKDADGLSIIRHSTAHLLAYAVKELFPEAQVTIGPEIENGFYYDFSYKRPFTPEDLAAIEQKMTELAKKDIPVERYELPRDEAIAYFKSIGEHYKAEIIESIPQGEVLSLYREGDFTDLCRGPHVPSTGKLKVFKLMKVAGAYWRGDSRNEMLQRVYGTAWAKKEDLAQYLYMLEEAEKRDHRKLGKQLDLFHLQDEAPGMVFWHPKGWQLWQSVEQYMRRTLAEAGYQEIRTPMVMDRILWEKSGHWENYRENMFTTESEKRDYAVKPMNCPGHVQVFNQGLRSYRDLPLRYAEFGACHRNEPSGALHGIMRVRGFVQDDAHIFCAEEQIIEEARAFNELTMRVYRQFGFDNVSVKLSLRPEKYAGTLEAWDRAENGLREALRACGIEWEELPGEGAFYGPKIEYHIKDALGRSWQCGTLQLDYVLPERLGAEYVAEDNSRKRPVMLHRAILGSLERFLGILIENHAGAFPLWLAPVQMVVMNITEAQADYASAVAQTLKKQGFRVELDLRNEKISYKIREHSLQKLPYQIIVGDKEKADGLIAVRARGEDLGQLTLDDFAARLKADMPQ; this is encoded by the coding sequence ATGCCTGATATTCGCCTGCCCGACGGCTCCGTCCGTTCCTTCGATAAACCGGTTTCGGTGTACGAGGTCGCCGCCTCCATCGGCACCGGTCTGGCGCGCGCCTCGCTGGCCGGCCGAGTCGACGGCCAGCTCGTCGATACCAGCTACGTGATCGACCGCGATGCGGACCTGGCCATTGTCACCGACAAGGATGCCGACGGCCTGTCCATCATTCGTCACTCCACCGCCCACCTGCTGGCCTACGCCGTCAAGGAACTGTTCCCCGAGGCGCAGGTGACGATCGGGCCGGAGATCGAGAACGGCTTCTACTACGACTTCAGCTACAAGCGCCCGTTCACGCCGGAAGACCTGGCCGCGATCGAGCAGAAAATGACCGAGCTCGCCAAGAAGGACATCCCGGTCGAGCGCTACGAACTGCCGCGCGACGAGGCGATCGCCTACTTCAAGTCGATCGGCGAGCACTACAAGGCCGAGATCATCGAGTCGATCCCGCAGGGCGAGGTGCTGTCGCTGTACCGTGAAGGCGATTTCACCGACCTGTGCCGCGGCCCGCACGTGCCGTCCACCGGCAAGCTCAAGGTGTTCAAGCTGATGAAGGTGGCCGGCGCCTACTGGCGCGGCGACAGCCGGAACGAGATGCTGCAGCGCGTCTACGGCACCGCCTGGGCCAAGAAGGAAGACCTGGCACAATACCTTTATATGCTGGAAGAAGCCGAGAAGCGTGACCACCGCAAACTCGGCAAGCAACTCGACCTGTTCCACCTGCAGGACGAAGCGCCGGGCATGGTGTTTTGGCATCCCAAGGGCTGGCAGCTGTGGCAGTCGGTCGAGCAGTACATGCGCCGCACCCTGGCCGAAGCCGGCTATCAGGAAATCCGCACGCCGATGGTGATGGACCGCATCCTGTGGGAAAAATCCGGCCACTGGGAAAACTACCGCGAGAACATGTTCACCACCGAGTCGGAGAAGCGCGACTACGCGGTCAAGCCGATGAACTGCCCGGGGCATGTGCAGGTGTTCAACCAGGGCTTGCGCTCCTATCGCGACCTGCCGCTGCGCTACGCCGAGTTCGGCGCCTGCCACCGCAACGAGCCGTCCGGCGCGCTGCACGGCATCATGCGCGTGCGCGGCTTCGTGCAGGACGATGCCCACATCTTCTGTGCCGAAGAGCAGATCATCGAAGAGGCGCGCGCCTTCAACGAGCTGACCATGCGCGTCTACCGCCAGTTCGGTTTCGACAACGTCTCGGTCAAGCTGTCGCTGCGCCCGGAGAAATACGCCGGTACGCTGGAGGCGTGGGATCGCGCCGAGAACGGCCTGCGCGAAGCGCTGCGTGCCTGTGGCATCGAATGGGAAGAGCTGCCGGGCGAGGGCGCGTTCTACGGCCCGAAGATCGAATACCACATCAAGGATGCGCTCGGCCGTTCGTGGCAGTGCGGCACGCTGCAGCTCGACTACGTCCTGCCGGAGCGCCTGGGGGCCGAATACGTGGCCGAGGACAACAGCCGCAAGCGCCCGGTGATGCTGCACCGGGCCATCCTGGGTTCGCTCGAGCGCTTCCTCGGCATCCTGATCGAGAACCATGCCGGCGCCTTCCCGCTGTGGCTGGCGCCGGTGCAGATGGTGGTGATGAACATCACCGAAGCGCAGGCCGACTACGCTTCCGCTGTGGCGCAAACGCTGAAAAAACAAGGCTTCCGCGTCGAACTCGACTTGAGGAATGAAAAGATCAGCTATAAAATCCGCGAACACAGTCTGCAAAAGCTGCCGTACCAGATCATCGTGGGCGACAAGGAAAAAGCAGACGGTCTGATTGCCGTTCGTGCCCGTGGCGAAGACTTGGGTCAGCTGACCTTGGACGACTTCGCGGCACGCCTGAAGGCCGACATGCCTCAGTGA
- the infC gene encoding translation initiation factor IF-3: protein MAIAQEREARINGEITAREVRLVGKEGEQLGIVSLREAMAAAEELDIDLVEISPTAQPPVCKLMDYGKFKYEQSKKRHEAKLKQKQVQIKEVKFRPGTDDGDYGVKLRNLVRFLSDGDKAKVTLRFRGREMAHQDIGLALLKRVEADLAEVGTVEQFPRLEGRQMVMMIAPKKK, encoded by the coding sequence TTGGCTATAGCTCAGGAACGTGAAGCACGGATCAACGGGGAAATTACCGCCCGTGAGGTCCGTCTGGTAGGTAAGGAAGGCGAGCAGCTCGGCATCGTGAGTCTGCGTGAGGCAATGGCAGCGGCCGAGGAGTTGGATATCGATCTGGTTGAGATTTCTCCAACCGCTCAGCCGCCTGTCTGCAAGCTGATGGACTACGGCAAGTTCAAGTACGAGCAGTCCAAGAAGCGTCACGAGGCCAAGCTCAAGCAGAAGCAGGTGCAGATCAAGGAAGTCAAGTTCCGTCCGGGGACCGACGATGGCGACTACGGCGTCAAGCTGCGCAACCTGGTCCGCTTCCTGAGCGACGGCGATAAGGCCAAGGTCACGCTGCGTTTCCGCGGTCGTGAAATGGCCCACCAGGATATCGGCTTGGCCCTGCTCAAGCGGGTCGAGGCCGATCTGGCCGAAGTCGGCACGGTGGAGCAGTTCCCGCGCCTGGAAGGTCGCCAGATGGTGATGATGATTGCCCCGAAAAAGAAATAA
- the rpmI gene encoding 50S ribosomal protein L35, which translates to MPKMKTKSSAKKRLKVLGSGGVKRSMAFKRHILTKKTTKNKRQLRGTTMVDATNMASVRAMMPYA; encoded by the coding sequence ATGCCGAAGATGAAGACCAAGTCGAGCGCGAAAAAGCGCCTGAAAGTACTGGGTAGTGGTGGTGTAAAGCGCTCCATGGCGTTCAAGCGTCACATCCTGACCAAGAAAACCACCAAGAACAAGCGCCAGCTGCGTGGTACCACCATGGTAGACGCAACGAACATGGCGTCCGTTCGCGCAATGATGCCCTACGCTTAA
- the rplT gene encoding 50S ribosomal protein L20, with product MPRVKRGVTARARHKKILALAKGYRGRRKNVYRIAKQAVMKAGQYAYRDRRQKKRQFRQLWIARINAGARELGLSYSKFMNGLKKAAIEIDRKVLADLAVFDKPAFAQIVEKAKASLA from the coding sequence ATGCCACGTGTTAAACGCGGTGTAACCGCTCGCGCTCGTCACAAGAAAATCCTTGCCCTGGCGAAAGGCTATCGCGGCCGTCGCAAGAACGTCTATCGCATCGCCAAACAGGCGGTGATGAAAGCCGGTCAGTACGCTTACCGCGACCGTCGTCAGAAGAAGCGCCAGTTCCGTCAACTGTGGATCGCCCGTATCAACGCCGGTGCGCGTGAACTGGGTCTGTCCTACAGCAAGTTCATGAACGGTCTGAAGAAAGCCGCCATCGAAATCGACCGCAAGGTCCTGGCCGACCTGGCCGTGTTCGACAAGCCGGCTTTTGCCCAGATCGTTGAAAAAGCGAAAGCAAGCCTCGCTTAA
- the pheS gene encoding phenylalanine--tRNA ligase subunit alpha: MNNVDTILESGLSALDAVQDLVELEQVKARYLGKSGELTELLKQLGKLPAEERKVAGAAINAAKQAFEARHNERRDLINADKLARQLAAESLDVTLPGRGSAVGGLHPVTLTLERIATLFRSLGFEVADGPEIETDFHNFQALNIPENHPARAMQDTFYVEGGDVLRTHTSPIQVRYMLNNEPPIKIVAPGRVYRVDSDATHSPMFHQMEGLWVDQDVSFADLKATVTDFLRRFFERDDLQVRFRPSFFPFTEPSAEIDVLGERGWLEVGGCGMVHPNVLKNVNIDPEKYTGFAFGIGLDRFAMLRYGVNDLRLFFENDLNFLKQFN, translated from the coding sequence ATGAACAATGTCGACACGATTCTCGAGTCGGGGCTGTCCGCGCTGGACGCGGTGCAGGATCTGGTGGAACTGGAGCAGGTCAAGGCGCGCTACCTCGGCAAGAGCGGCGAGCTGACCGAGTTGCTCAAGCAACTGGGCAAGCTGCCGGCCGAGGAGCGCAAGGTGGCCGGTGCTGCCATCAACGCGGCCAAGCAAGCCTTCGAAGCGCGCCACAACGAGCGCCGCGACCTCATCAACGCCGACAAGCTGGCACGCCAGCTCGCGGCCGAATCGCTGGACGTGACCCTGCCGGGGCGCGGCAGTGCGGTGGGTGGGCTGCACCCGGTCACGCTGACGCTGGAGCGCATCGCCACGCTGTTTCGCAGTCTGGGCTTCGAGGTGGCCGATGGCCCGGAAATCGAAACCGACTTCCACAACTTCCAGGCGCTGAACATCCCCGAGAACCACCCGGCGCGCGCCATGCAGGATACCTTCTACGTGGAAGGCGGCGACGTGTTGCGCACCCACACCTCGCCGATCCAGGTGCGTTACATGCTGAACAACGAGCCGCCGATCAAGATCGTCGCGCCGGGCCGCGTGTATCGTGTCGACTCCGACGCTACCCACTCGCCGATGTTCCACCAGATGGAAGGCCTTTGGGTGGATCAGGACGTCAGCTTCGCCGATCTCAAGGCCACCGTCACCGACTTCCTGCGCCGCTTCTTCGAGCGCGACGACCTGCAGGTGCGCTTCCGCCCGTCGTTCTTCCCGTTCACCGAGCCGTCGGCCGAAATCGACGTACTGGGCGAGCGTGGCTGGCTCGAAGTCGGCGGCTGCGGCATGGTGCACCCGAATGTGCTGAAGAACGTCAACATCGATCCGGAAAAGTACACCGGCTTCGCCTTCGGCATCGGTCTGGATCGTTTCGCCATGCTGCGCTACGGGGTCAACGACCTGCGCCTGTTCTTCGAGAACGATCTCAATTTCCTCAAACAGTTCAACTGA